CTGAAGCTTTCCAGGTGTTAATCATAGACTGAGTATGGATTTAATCGCCCTCTTAAATTTCGGAGGGCGATTAAATATTTAGTTCGCCTCGCAGAGGCAAAAATTATTGAACAGAAAATTAGCACTTCTAAATTGGCCAGAAAGCACTAACAGTGGGCAGAGATATTATGGGGACTATGGCGAATGCGCTGATTTTAGCCTGTGTGGGTGGCGCAATACCACTGATATTCCTGCTGATAGCTCAGGAGATGTCCCGGTTGAGGATTATCAACATGGATTTTTTGATTAGTTTCACCGTTCAATCATCGCCTGCAGCTTTTCCTCGATTTTAGAAGCTAAAGCAGGCTGTCGGTAGTTTGCCAGCATTTTTTCAACTTCTTTCTGGCTGTTGGCAAATTGATTCATTCTTCCTTCGTTGCCTTCACTTTCGAGATGAGATAGGGTATGAGGATGGGTAAGAAAACTGTCACCTGGCTCCACATTTGAGATGGCCTGCCGGGCGGAAGTTTCTTCTTTGCTCTCGATTTCCCGATGAATGTTTTTGATGCTCTTGATGATTTCTGTATCCTGAATCATTTTCCTGCTGGATATTCCCAGATAATTCTGGCAGGCACCAGCAGCAAACATAATGATATCGACACCTGCTGAAATTGCTGTCATCATATTCATCATCGATTCGGCCCCCGACTGTGAATCAAATTCATTGCTGTCCGTAAGTGCCCCGGCTGTAAGAGAGGGCAAATTATAGTAATCGGCTATTTGGGCGGTGGCAGCTATTATTTGCGCATAAAAACCGTTACCCACGGTTATACTGCCGGAGTTCATATCAGCAGCGGAAGAATAGGAGGAATAGATTACCGGGGTGCCGGAATTGATAAGCTGTACCAGCACAGCCCCGCTCAGGATTTCAGCGTTTTGCTGGATGAGCAGTCCTGTCCGCGTGGCTGGACCGCTGACTCCCGCCAGAATTTGTGCATAGACAGCAAGCGGCTGCCGGTTTTGTGACCAGTGCAGCAGAGTCTGCAGGGGAGTTTTATCAAAAGTGAGGGGACTGGAAGCACCCACCATTTTTAAAATATAATTGCC
The nucleotide sequence above comes from Halarsenatibacter silvermanii. Encoded proteins:
- a CDS encoding trimethylamine methyltransferase family protein produces the protein MNLKNDLVNHNALQKNLLSEQDLDFIHNQTVEILEQDGVKFDDKKALDIFRKNDIKTESNRVFLDEAAITRALKQIPEAFTLKARNTDNNVKVGGDKSILGPPLSAPFNLDRGKDKYSNYEDYLKFIKLYQQNSHIHLNGGEITPPTDIPEDSRHKDMFYAAVKYSDKPLLGTGTGNDVRDCLQMGKEVFGADNFAAGNYILKMVGASSPLTFDKTPLQTLLHWSQNRQPLAVYAQILAGVSGPATRTGLLIQQNAEILSGAVLVQLINSGTPVIYSSYSSAADMNSGSITVGNGFYAQIIAATAQIADYYNLPSLTAGALTDSNEFDSQSGAESMMNMMTAISAGVDIIMFAAGACQNYLGISSRKMIQDTEIIKSIKNIHREIESKEETSARQAISNVEPGDSFLTHPHTLSHLESEGNEGRMNQFANSQKEVEKMLANYRQPALASKIEEKLQAMIER
- a CDS encoding YibE/F family protein; this encodes MANALILACVGGAIPLIFLLIAQEMSRLRIINMDFLISFTVQSSPAAFPRF